Part of the Cupriavidus basilensis genome is shown below.
TGGGCGCATCGGGCCCCGCGGCCAGCGCGCCGATCTGGTCGGCGTTGCTGGCGGTGTGAGTGGGCAGGCAAAGCGGCGGCGCGGCTTCCAGGCCGTGCGCGTGCATGGCGTCGCGGTAGCCCTCGAAGCGCTGGCGCGCGCGGTCGGAGGCGATGAAGGCGCCGGAGACCACGCGGATGCGGCGGTGCCCGGCCGCGATCAGGGCTTGCACGCCTTCGCGAGCGCTGCCGCGGTTGTCTACCGAGACGGAGTGGCGCTGGCCGCGCGCGGCTGCCTGGTTGTACGCCAGCACATAGGGCACGCCTTCGGCATCGAGCTGGTCGAGCACGGCGCTGCGGGCGGCGTCGGCCACGGTGAGCACCATGCCGTCGACCCGGTGGCGCAGCAGGTATTCGATGCGCTCGCGCTCGCGCGCGGGGTCGTAGGCGCTGGTCACCAGCATCAGCGAGTAGCCGGCGGCCAGCGCGGCATCCTCGATGCCGCGCCAGCATTCGGCGAACACGGCGTTTTCCAGCGTGGGCAGCATCACGCCGATCATCCGGCTTTGCTGCGCGCGCAGCTTGCTGCCGAGCAGGTTGGGGCGGAAGCTCAGTTGCCGTGCGGCGTCCAGCACGCGCTGCACGGTGCCTTCGCGCACCAGCGCCGGGCTGTTGAATGCGCGCGATGCGGTGGCTAGCGATACGCCCGCCGCTTGCGCAACGTCCACCAGCGTGGCGTTGCCGGCGGCGTCCGGGGCGGTGCTGCTGGAACGGTCCTGGGTGCGCTTCACGTCAGAGCTTCCGGTCTTGGTTTCGGGGTCACATTGCGCGCATGGCGAACCGGGCGCGCAACTGCGGTAAAAATGAAAACGTTTTCATTCAAG
Proteins encoded:
- a CDS encoding substrate-binding domain-containing protein gives rise to the protein MKRTQDRSSSTAPDAAGNATLVDVAQAAGVSLATASRAFNSPALVREGTVQRVLDAARQLSFRPNLLGSKLRAQQSRMIGVMLPTLENAVFAECWRGIEDAALAAGYSLMLVTSAYDPARERERIEYLLRHRVDGMVLTVADAARSAVLDQLDAEGVPYVLAYNQAAARGQRHSVSVDNRGSAREGVQALIAAGHRRIRVVSGAFIASDRARQRFEGYRDAMHAHGLEAAPPLCLPTHTASNADQIGALAAGPDAPTAFFCTNDLLAIGVISDLKRLGLRVPRDISVLGYDGIALGALVEPPLASVVQPNPEIGARAVAQLLARFGLAAAGVSNVSGIPDVSRVSGARPGRITLLPHGLRLGGTVAAPA